The Buteo buteo chromosome 15, bButBut1.hap1.1, whole genome shotgun sequence genome includes the window tgctgctctttgctgcttTATGCATGCTGTGAAACCTCTTGCTGAGGCATTTGATACCAGAGTACCATCCCCACGCATTAATTCTTCACTTGTCCTTTTGCAGGAAACAGATCTCATTCTGACCTTTAACATCTCAATGCATCGCTCTTGGTGGATGGAGAATGGGCCGGGCTGCACCGTGACCTCAGTAACCCCAGCCCCAGACTGGGCACCAGAGGATCATCGTTACATCACTGTCTCGGGGTGTTTTCTTGAATATCAGTACATAGAAGTGGCTCACAGTTCTCTTCAGATCTTCCTTGCAGTAAGTGTTTACAGACAGCTCCATTTCCACCACCTTTTTCTAGATTTCTTCTTGCAGAACGTCATTACCAAAATAGCAGAGTATTGTGGCACTTACTCACAAACCCTGGCCCTAAGTGTTTGTTTTCGTATGAAACTCTGTTGTCTTGCAGCTAGTTCAAGACACCTGTACGCAAAAAACTTCAAGATACATGTTTATTGCTGTGAGAACTGCTGACATGACACACTCTGTTTTCCAGACCTCCATTTTGACCATTGACCATGCCACAAACCATTTATAGCGCAGACTACATTCAAATTACACTATAGGATATACATAATCAGAACTTACAGCTATTGCTGTGAAAGTCAAAttgaatataaaagaaaaaccaaaatgaaggAGAACTTTTCAACAGTAAAAATAGATTCACTGATCATTCACAGGACTCAAAACTGATCGATTTGTCTTTAACCATATTAATCAATATGTCCTGGAGGACGATGGGAAAGGTTTTtcccaaaagaacaaaatgttgtACTTGTATGAAATCAAAGCCAGAAATCTTAAAGGAAATCTTTTTAGGAGGGTAAGAATCCACTGTTATACTGCAGAAAATttagaaagaatgaaaacagcttGTTTGGGAGGAAATTGATAGGTTTTTCAACCATATTTACTTGTACTAATCATTTTGCCTTGTGTTGTCTCTGACCTACTTGAAAATTGACATAAGCACTGAATTAATTACATCGAATGAcaatctgcatttttatatttgctcTAGTGATACGTACATGTTTATGCCCAGTTGGAGATATAT containing:
- the NKAIN2 gene encoding sodium/potassium-transporting ATPase subunit beta-1-interacting protein 2 isoform X2; this translates as MGYCSGRCTLVAVCGAQLVSVLERQIFDFLGYQWAPILANFIHIIIVILGLFGTIQYRPRYITGYAVWLVLWVTWNVFVICFYLEAGDLSKETDLILTFNISMHRSWWMENGPGCTVTSVTPAPDWAPEDHRYITVSGCFLEYQYIEVAHSSLQIFLAVSVYRQLHFHHLFLDFFLQNVITKIAEYCGTYSQTLALSVCFRMKLCCLAASSRHLYAKNFKIHVYCCENC